In Cicer arietinum cultivar CDC Frontier isolate Library 1 chromosome 1, Cicar.CDCFrontier_v2.0, whole genome shotgun sequence, one DNA window encodes the following:
- the LOC101495049 gene encoding uncharacterized protein: MEAISYIQSSFSDSNPLPFPTKNHLVTLNTTTPFTLISRASFVRLKHHTPINIHYSKNVTTNVPSSNPCSFAQSYLIKNLNFSSHSALKTSIEARFNTPNKPDLVIDLFKKWGFSNTNLRNIMAKEPWLHSCNPNKRVLPKFQFLLSKGASNTEIIYIVTKTPTFLRRSLDNHIVPTYELLIGYLQSDKETLNCIIRNPLSFCCTRMRTNVKLLVDFGVSDSTIVTLLHKWPSVFSSNNLLREIEELKELGFNPLKSAFSIALLAKLTVRKSHWDDKVNVFKKWGWSDENVVEAFRRQPNCMLASCDKINNVMEFWVNELGMDAMELVKGTNIFGLSLEKRVIPRGFVVQYMLAKGLIDKNASLITPFLITEEMFLKKFVMCFKENDTSYMLKIYQDKMNVQDYKEGSSIKPSLNCD, encoded by the coding sequence ATGGAAGCTATCTCCTACATTCAATCATCATTTTCTGATTCCAATCCTCTTCCTTTTCCCACAAAAAACCACTTGGTTACTCTCAACACTACAACACCATTTACCTTAATATCAAGAGCATCTTTTGTTAGGCTCAAACATCACACACCAATTAACATACATTACTCTAAAAATGTAACAACAAATGTTCCATCTTCAAATCCATGTTCCTTTGCACAATCCTACCTCATAAAAAACCTTAACTTCTCATCCCATTCCGCTCTAAAAACTTCCATAGAAGCCCGTTTCAACACCCCCAATAAGCCCGATTTAGTCATCGACTTATTCAAAAAATGGGGTTTCTCAAATACCAACTTACGAAACATCATGGCAAAAGAACCATGGTTACATTCTTGCAACCCCAACAAAAGAGTTCTCccaaagtttcaatttttactCTCCAAAGGCGCTTCTAATACCGAAATTATTTACATAGTGACAAAGACACCAACGTTTCTTCGTCGAAGCCTAGACAATCACATAGTTCCAACCTATGAATTGTTAATTGGTTACTTGCAATCTGATAAAGAGACATTGAATTGCATAATTCGTAACCCACTTTCATTTTGTTGTACTAGGATGAGAACTAATGTTAAATTGTTGGTTGATTTTGGTGTTTCTGATTCAACCATTGTCACATTGCTTCATAAATGGCCTAGTGtattttcatcaaataattTGCTAAGGGAAATTGAAGAATTAAAGGAATTGGGTTTCAACCCTTTGAAATCAGCTTTTAGTATAGCATTGCTTGCTAAACTAACTGTGAGAAAATCACATTGGGATGATAAAGTTAATGTTTTTAAGAAATGGGGTTGGTCGGATGAAAATGTTGTTGAAGCATTTAGGAGACAGCCAAATTGTATGTTGGCATCAtgtgataaaattaataatgtgaTGGAATTTTGGGTGAATGAGTTGGGTATGGATGCTATGGAACTTGTTAAAGGGACAAATATTTTTGGACTTAGTTTGGAAAAAAGGGTTATTCCAAGAGGTTTTGTTGTTCAATATATGTTAGCTAAAGGTTTGATAGACAAGAATGCTAGTTTGATTACCCCTTTTTTGATTACTGAGGAAATGTTTTTGAAGAAGTTTGTGATGTGTTTTAAGGAGAATGATACATCTTATATGTTAAAGATATATCAGGACAAGATGAATGTTCAAGATTACAAAGAGGGGAGTAGCATTAAGCCATCGTTAAATTGTGACTAA